One stretch of Acidobacteriota bacterium DNA includes these proteins:
- a CDS encoding UbiA family prenyltransferase yields MQKLLDVFRLMRLANCLLAMVGVAIGARMAWLTPAYYGPFVAALAAFFVCAGGNVVNDIVDVDVDRVNHPDRVLVRGRLSVSFALWMSVVLNVLALICAIAVNWVVTFAVAGGIGLLVVYNLRLKKIMLVGNLVVALLAGLTFMTGGWAADAVLTMALPGPLIPAVYALCFHLVREILKDVQDIEGDRRAGYTSLPIRIGTSPSLMIALLVFAVLLVLTLIPVWMRWFGRTYEIIAVYVTGLPLLALLIFVWGSPRPSMLRVGSAALKVGMVLGLVALAAA; encoded by the coding sequence GTGCAGAAACTCCTCGACGTTTTCAGGCTCATGCGCCTGGCCAACTGTCTTCTCGCTATGGTCGGCGTGGCCATCGGTGCCCGCATGGCCTGGCTGACGCCCGCCTATTACGGCCCGTTCGTAGCCGCCCTGGCCGCCTTCTTCGTCTGCGCCGGAGGCAACGTCGTGAACGACATAGTCGACGTCGACGTCGACCGCGTCAATCATCCTGACCGTGTTCTCGTTCGCGGGCGTCTCTCCGTGTCGTTTGCGCTCTGGATGTCGGTGGTACTGAACGTGCTGGCCCTGATATGCGCTATTGCGGTCAACTGGGTCGTGACGTTTGCCGTCGCCGGCGGCATCGGGCTGCTGGTCGTGTACAATCTCCGGCTGAAGAAAATCATGCTGGTGGGCAATCTGGTTGTCGCCCTCCTTGCCGGGCTGACCTTCATGACCGGAGGCTGGGCGGCTGATGCGGTTCTGACGATGGCGCTCCCGGGACCGCTCATTCCCGCCGTATACGCTCTTTGTTTCCATCTCGTCCGCGAGATTCTCAAGGACGTTCAGGATATCGAAGGAGACCGCCGCGCCGGGTACACGAGCCTGCCGATTCGAATCGGCACCTCGCCCTCGCTCATGATCGCACTGCTCGTATTTGCGGTCCTGCTCGTCCTTACCCTCATACCGGTGTGGATGCGATGGTTCGGCAGGACCTATGAGATAATCGCGGTGTATGTCACAGGGCTTCCGCTTCTGGCCCTGCTGATTTTCGTCTGGGGCAGTCCCCGGCCCTCGATGCTGCGGGTCGGGTCGGCGGCTCTGAAGGTGGGCATGGTTCTCGGGCTGGTCGCCCTTGCTGCCGCATAG
- a CDS encoding BatD family protein translates to MLYRLLCALLLVLPVPAAMSAGISISQSIDKTETAFEDVVHLEIRLSWPGPQSAYLFDQPLNPVFDGFKVTEFSSSVSSTGSGENEITAKTLRFTLAPRSSGMASIQPLTVSYVSWPDSIPGELVTEAMVVTIAERRPTARSESGDFFTLPRVLGGLGVMIVAALVVAVVVRRRKPPVIVKSAREVFLENLSRLRAECGNDLKKLQTGVYKHLTDYLAGEYQLDLANRTADEVAAALEDTNVSQAHREKIVGWLTRAEKEKYSPVTGAPGETVRLEAELREFFEKM, encoded by the coding sequence ATGCTCTACAGATTGTTGTGCGCGCTCCTGCTCGTTCTGCCGGTCCCGGCCGCCATGTCGGCCGGTATCAGCATCTCACAGTCCATAGATAAGACCGAAACAGCCTTTGAGGACGTGGTGCATCTCGAGATCCGGCTTTCATGGCCCGGACCACAATCGGCGTACCTGTTCGACCAGCCCCTGAATCCGGTGTTTGACGGGTTCAAAGTTACGGAATTCTCGTCGTCCGTGTCCTCGACCGGCTCAGGCGAGAATGAGATCACGGCCAAGACGCTTCGTTTTACGCTCGCGCCGCGCTCATCCGGTATGGCGTCGATTCAGCCGCTGACCGTCAGCTACGTCTCATGGCCTGACAGCATTCCCGGGGAACTGGTTACCGAAGCCATGGTTGTAACTATCGCCGAACGCAGGCCGACGGCCCGCTCGGAATCGGGAGATTTCTTTACGCTTCCCCGTGTGCTCGGCGGTCTCGGCGTTATGATTGTTGCGGCGCTCGTGGTGGCGGTGGTGGTTCGGCGACGTAAACCGCCCGTGATCGTGAAGTCGGCCCGTGAGGTGTTCCTCGAGAATCTCTCCCGGCTCAGGGCCGAATGTGGAAATGACCTGAAAAAGCTGCAGACCGGCGTGTATAAACACCTGACGGACTACCTGGCCGGCGAATACCAACTGGACCTGGCCAACAGGACGGCTGACGAAGTGGCGGCAGCACTTGAGGATACCAACGTGTCACAGGCTCACCGCGAGAAAATCGTGGGCTGGTTGACCCGGGCGGAAAAAGAGAAATACAGTCCGGTTACCGGTGCGCCGGGTGAGACTGTGCGGCTCGAGGCCGAACTGCGCGAATTCTTTGAAAAAATGTAA
- a CDS encoding MoxR family ATPase, with product MSIDIQEIQAKVEKESFFVERLTAQIGAVIVGQRYLVERLLIGILADGHILIEGVPGLAKTLSVKTLSDAIQAKFQRLQFTPDLLPADLIGTMIYNPQKAEFFVKKGPIFANIILADEINRAPAKVQSALLEAMQERQVTIGETTFKLDQPFLVMATQNPIEQEGTYPLPEAQVDRFMLKLKITYPNPGEEREIMDRNTGLGTVAVDKVVKPEDIMKAREVVRSIYVDEKVKDYIVNLVFATREPEKYGLADTSDLIAFGASPRASIYLNLAAKAHAFMKGRGYITPEDIKAIGADVLRHRILLTYEAEAEEVTSDDIVKRVFDTVEVP from the coding sequence ATGAGCATTGATATCCAGGAAATCCAGGCGAAAGTCGAGAAAGAGTCTTTCTTCGTTGAACGGCTGACCGCGCAGATCGGCGCGGTGATTGTCGGACAACGGTATCTCGTGGAACGCCTGCTGATTGGCATTCTGGCTGATGGTCACATACTTATTGAAGGTGTTCCCGGGCTGGCCAAGACGCTTTCGGTAAAGACGCTGTCGGATGCCATTCAGGCCAAATTCCAGCGGCTGCAGTTCACACCTGATCTTCTGCCCGCGGACCTGATCGGCACCATGATATACAACCCGCAGAAGGCGGAGTTTTTTGTAAAGAAAGGGCCGATCTTTGCCAACATTATCCTGGCTGACGAAATAAACCGTGCCCCTGCCAAGGTGCAGTCGGCCCTGCTGGAGGCGATGCAGGAACGCCAGGTCACTATCGGGGAGACTACATTCAAGCTTGATCAGCCGTTCCTGGTCATGGCCACTCAGAACCCCATCGAGCAGGAGGGCACCTACCCGCTGCCGGAGGCCCAGGTGGATCGATTCATGCTTAAGCTCAAGATCACCTACCCAAACCCGGGCGAGGAGCGGGAGATCATGGATCGCAACACCGGCCTTGGGACCGTCGCCGTGGATAAGGTTGTCAAGCCGGAGGATATTATGAAGGCCCGCGAGGTGGTCCGGTCGATCTACGTCGACGAAAAGGTCAAGGACTATATCGTCAATCTCGTCTTTGCCACCCGGGAACCGGAGAAGTACGGTCTGGCCGACACGAGTGACCTCATCGCCTTCGGCGCCTCGCCGCGTGCCAGCATCTATCTGAACCTGGCGGCCAAGGCGCACGCCTTTATGAAGGGGCGCGGTTATATCACGCCCGAGGATATCAAGGCCATCGGGGCCGACGTGCTCCGCCACCGTATCCTGCTCACGTACGAGGCTGAAGCGGAAGAAGTGACCAGTGACGATATCGTAAAGCGCGTCTTTGACACGGTCGAGGTCCCGTAA
- a CDS encoding DUF58 domain-containing protein yields the protein MIPKEILKKVRRIEIRTRRLVNDLFSGEYHSTFKGQGMEFEEVRQYEPGDDIRLIDWNVTARTGYPYIKKYREERELSVVLLVDASSSGRFGTRTRFKSEVAAELCALLAFSAIKNNDKVGLIIFTDRIEKFVPPKKGRGHVLRLIREVLYFQPEGVGTDVVGAIEYFSRVIRRRSVVFLVSDFLSEGYRRPLQIANKKHDIIAIRISDPRESAFDNVGLIELEDIETGEVVLVDTASRRFRREFAARAGEDDRNLSRELRLINLDFISIRTDQPYINPLINFFRMREKRR from the coding sequence ATGATCCCCAAAGAGATTCTCAAGAAGGTCAGACGGATAGAGATCCGCACCCGCCGCCTGGTCAACGACTTGTTCTCGGGCGAGTACCATTCCACCTTCAAAGGACAGGGGATGGAGTTCGAGGAAGTACGGCAGTACGAACCGGGCGATGATATCCGGCTCATCGATTGGAACGTCACGGCCCGCACCGGCTACCCGTACATCAAGAAATACCGCGAGGAGCGGGAGCTCTCGGTGGTCCTGCTGGTGGACGCCTCGTCCTCCGGCCGGTTCGGGACCCGCACCCGGTTTAAGAGCGAGGTGGCCGCCGAACTGTGCGCGCTGCTTGCGTTTTCGGCCATCAAGAACAACGACAAGGTGGGGCTGATTATTTTCACCGACCGGATCGAGAAGTTCGTCCCGCCGAAAAAGGGCCGTGGCCACGTGCTGCGCCTCATTCGAGAAGTCCTCTATTTCCAGCCGGAAGGCGTTGGCACGGACGTTGTTGGCGCCATCGAGTACTTCAGTCGGGTTATCAGGCGCCGCTCGGTTGTCTTCCTGGTGTCGGATTTTCTTTCTGAGGGGTACCGGCGTCCGCTGCAGATCGCCAACAAGAAGCATGACATCATTGCTATCAGGATTTCCGACCCGCGTGAGTCGGCCTTTGATAATGTCGGCCTGATCGAACTGGAGGATATTGAGACGGGCGAGGTGGTGCTGGTTGACACGGCCTCGCGGCGGTTCCGGCGGGAATTTGCCGCCCGCGCCGGGGAGGATGATCGTAACCTGTCCAGAGAACTCCGGCTAATCAACCTGGATTTCATCAGCATTCGGACCGATCAACCGTACATTAACCCGCTGATCAATTTTTTCAGGATGAGGGAGAAAAGACGGTAA